Proteins encoded within one genomic window of Aspergillus nidulans FGSC A4 chromosome VII:
- a CDS encoding zinc knuckle domain protein (transcript_id=CADANIAT00008604) yields the protein MPDIPSDEEDSRNASLAAQRNRGSASASASNPSSRHASREPPSKRRRRGRGKQDVDVQDFVPKGATFSATSLEIDPESESTSASESESSSGSESESESESESESESGSDSEKEIEPEIESRGGGLSAPAPNWNKTGKSVIRTSLHGRQAANANLNGNGKNDAESESAAAKKFEAVNGMYWRSRSSSASPGWKERKTVEEGKSETAVTDDNDVQIEDGEVNGVQEVSADSQSDDSGSLDSEADDSIMLNIGSRGQNRSQHDVIQISDDDSDSEGDGYDPESLSVSQTPATVNILDGSNGDGVDGESIADSESKERALLRFAQKYPTSPSILADLTREDMELQARIMFYNRDINDINLQLPITCMECLQEGHLAEVCPTRECVHCGAWNKHQSSLCPKFRRCQRCRGRGHDAKDCPSALKSSASEIPCDLCGSADHLEYDCDYLWKLPRQDTTSLPVLVSISCAHCTSNRHLIGDCPSLSRPFLSSSFTVRGIDPNLITNINSVVNPRRGGAGALSGRPGRQRGNGLKIRGRADQHAHSPSSDSDDMMSMSLTRGGQGRRAGAGGNRSGNRGSINIRIGGDRSNGGPPPSSARDYRDRDDPYFRGGFNSRQRSMSPGRDRGRPGRSRGRGGQQPPRSPPRGQGRPPGLSNQSRGGRGNGKGGGGRGGRGGGGGDAYRPMPSAAKKAWDRYRL from the exons ATGCCCGACATACCCAgtgacgaagaagactcgAGAAACGCCTCCCTAGCCGCCCAGCGCAACCGCGGATccgcaagcgcaagcgcTAGTAACCCTTCCTCCAGACACGCCTCGCGCGAGCCGCCCAGcaagcgacgacgacgtGGTCGAGGCAAACAGGATGTCGACGTGCAGGATTTTGTCCCGAAAGGCGCGACATTCAGTGCGACTTCATTAGAGATCGATCCGGAGAGTGAGAGTACGTCGGCCTCAGAATCTGAATCTTCATCTGGAAGTGAAAGCGAAAGTGAGAGCGAAAGTGAGAGCGAGAGTGAGAGCGGAAGTGACAGCGAGAAAGAAATTGAGCCTGAAATCGAATCACGCGGTGGTGGACTGAGCGCGCCTGCGCCGAATTGGAATAAAACGGGGAAAAGCGTGATCAGGACGTCTTTGCATGGTCGGCAAGCTGCCAACGCGAACCTGAACGGAAATGGAAAAAATGATGCTGAGTCAGAGTCTGCTGCGGCAAAGAAATTCGAAGCTGTGAATGGGATGTATTGGCGAAGTCGAAGCTCGTCTGCTTCACCAggctggaaggaaagaaaaacggtagaagaaggaaagagtgaAACGGCGGTAACTGATGATAACGATGTTCAGATAGAGGATGGAGAGGTGAACGGGGTCCAGGAGGTCTCTGCAGACTCTCAGTCAGACGACTCCGGTTCCTTGGACTCGGAAGCGGACGATTCCATCATGCTGAACATTGGCTCCCGGGGCCAGAACCGCAGCCAACACGACGTAATTCAGATTTCGGATGACGATAGCGACAGCGAGGGTGACGGCTATGATCCTGAGTCTTTATCGGTTTCGCAGACGCCTGCTACGGTTAACATCCTTGATGGCTCTAATGGAGACGGGGTAGACGGGGAATCCATAGCCGACTCGGAATCAAAAGAGAGGGCACTTCTCCGCTTCGCGCAGAAATACCCTACCTCGCCTTCTATTCTTGCGGATCTGACCCGCGAGGACATGGAATTGCAAGCTAGGATTATGTTCTACAACCGCGATATCAACGACAtcaacctccagctcccTATTACGTGTATGGAATGTTTGCAGGAAGGCCATCTCGCTGAGGTCTGTCCTACTAGGGAG TGCGTCCACTGCGGCGCTTGGAACAAACATCAAAGCAGCCTCTGCCCCAAATTTCGCCGCTGTCAGCGCTGCCGCGGACGCGGTCACGACGCAAAAGATTGCCCTTCAGCCCTGAAAAGCTCCGCGTCTGAAATCCCCTGTGACCTGTGCGGATCTGCTGATCATCTTGAATATGACTGCGACTATCTCTGGAAGTTGCCGAGGCAGGATACAACCTCCCTCCCGGTCCTGGTCTCCATATCCTGTGCGCATTGCACGAGTAACCGCCATTTAATAGGCGACTGTCCGTCTCTCAGCCGTCCTTTCCTCTCGTCATCTTTCACAGTCCGTGGAATTGACCCTAATCTGATCACGAATATCAACTCTGTTGTGAATCCTAGGCGTGGCGGTGCGGGTGCTTTGAGCGGTCGCCCAGGTCGTCAGCGCGGTAATGGTCTAAAGATTCGAGGCCGAGCAGATCAACATGCTCATTCTCCGTCTTCAGACAGCGACGACATGATGTCCATGTCCTTGACACGTGGCggtcaaggaagaagagccggCGCTGGTGGCAACCGGAGCGGTAACAGGGGAAGTATCAATATTCGAATTGGTGGAGATAGAAGTAACGGGGGACCGCCGCCGTCATCTGCAAGAGATTACCGGGACCGTGATGATCCGTACTTTAGGGGCGGCTTCAATTCTCGGCAACGCTCTATGTCTCCTGGGAGGGACAGGGGGAGACCTGGTCGCAGCAGAGGAAGGGGCGGGCAGCAGCCGCCTAGGTCTCCGCCTCGAGGCCAGGGCCGTCCGCCTGGTTTGTCAAACCAGTCTCGTGGTGGTAGAGGTAATGGTAAAGGAGGTGGTGGACGGGGAGGACGGGGTGGAGGGGGCGGAGATGCGTACCGGCCCATGCCGAGTGCCGCCAAGAAGGCCTGGGATAGATACCGGCTCTGA
- a CDS encoding putative haloacid dehalogenase-like hydrolase (transcript_id=CADANIAT00008605) — translation MSPLQYNPRSRRFAPLNPSRAEPSNDPQLKGIVFDVDGTLCLPQNYMFGEMRLPTLDAQLEASNKVKAIERKAMQHQEPQPGLVELMEYLRKRGVRRALCTRNFEAPVTNLLQNHLPEHVFVPIITRETPGLLPKPDPAGILHIAKEWGLEDGGKNLIMVGDSLDDMTAGHAAGAATVLLLNDHNDHLKEHMHTDLVIEKLHELIDVLENGFVGSKTRIELTSTDAQT, via the exons ATGTCCCCCCTCCAGTACAACCCTCGTTCACGACGCTTTGCCCCCCTCAACCCATCGAGAGCTGAGCCTTCCAATGATCCCCAACTAAAGGGCATCGTATTCGATGTTGACGGCACATTATG TCTTCCTCAAAACTACATGTTTGGCGAAATGCG CCTCCCTACACTTGACGCGCAGCTTGAGGCAAGCAATAAGGTCAAGGCCATTGAGCGGAAAGCAATGCAGCACCAGGAGCCGCAGCCTGGGCTTGTAGAGTTGATGGAATATTTACGGAAGAGGGGGGTCAGAAGGGCTTTGTGTACGAGGAATTTTGA GGCGCCCGTCACAAACCTGCTTCAGAATCACCTCCCAGAGCATGTCTTCGTGCCTATTATCACCAGAGAGACTCCTGGGTTGCTGCCCAAGCCGGATCCGGCAGGTATCTTGCACATAGCAAAAGAATGGGGCCTTGAGGATGGTGGTAAAAATCTAATCATG GTCGGTGATAGCCTTGATGATATGACAGCCGGGCACGCGGCGGGAGCCGCAACAGTGCTGCTGCTCAATGACCATAACGACCACCTAAAGGAGCATATGCACACAGACCTGGTTATTGAGAAGCTCCATGAGCTCATTGACGTGCTGGAAAACGGATTTGTCGGGAGTAAAACCCGCATAGAGCTCACTTCCACTGATGCGCAAACATGA
- a CDS encoding uncharacterized protein (transcript_id=CADANIAT00008606), protein MASLIATLLTMTDFSQPSSGLLSEWDSGQHYIDDLESQDEGSVVRNVNVGNTFALMRAVVELRVLQTTTAILRFTRTNPVSISDPDSSIRRAIDRREQRISRLIDAMTKDDFEKSVGEIASRMEIPAPPVPQRILSPSEMLEELTIEEQVSHEEDQMFLCAPVSADSIRSTVSTASDASTPKLNTLISDDPIPIVDENIRGRTEGTLSEDDRRASGSMASSGPTPGTESSYSSLGRSLSVSNMNSVTSIPRQYKIVSAAQYTKIIAERQPQFSFLNYPYSIDSLVAEGPRLDRSALELDEHANEYKRMSADSFPGEFPVSEGLEYSSLATAKHHTRIPSIRTSVRPFSDL, encoded by the coding sequence ATGGCCAGCCTTATAGCGACTCTCCTGACGATGACCGACTTTTCACAGCCAAGCTCAGGTCTACTTTCTGAGTGGGACTCCGGTCAACATTACATAGACGACCTCGAAAGCCAAGATGAGGGTTCTGTCGTTAGAAATGTCAATGTCGGAAACACCTTTGCCCTTATGAGAGCAGTCGTCGAGCTTCGGGTTCTGCAAACAACGACGGCCATCCTTCGTTTCACCAGAACGAACCCAGTGTCAATCTCCGACCCAGACTCATCCATTCGCCGCGCCATAGATCGCAGGGAACAGCGCATTTCCCGCCTGATCGATGCGATGACTAAAGATGACTTCGAGAAGAGTGTTGGCGAAATCGCGTCGCGGATGGAAATTCCAGCCCCGCCCGTGCCTCAGCGAATTCTTTCCCCGTCTGAGATGTTAGAGGAACTTACAATCGAGGAGCAGGTCTCGCATGAAGAGGACCAAATGTTTCTGTGCGCCCCCGTGTCTGCTGATTCGATCCGTTCGACTGTTTCTACTGCTTCGGATGCGAGCACGCCAAAGCTTAACACTTTGATTAGTGATGATCCAATTCCAATAGTGGATGAGAATATCCGGGGCCGAACAGAGGGCACGCTGAGCGAGGACGATAGGAGAGCGTCTGGTTCTATGGCCTCGTCAGGTCCAACACCTGGCACCGAGTCGAGCTACTCATCGCTTGGGAGAAGCTTGTCTGTAAGCAATATGAACTCAGTTACGTCGATCCCGCGACAGTACAAGATTGTCTCGGCAGCTCAATATACCAAGATCATCGCAGAGAGACAACCGCAGTTCAGCTTTCTCAACTACCCCTACTCCATCGATTCTCTGGTGGCAGAGGGCCCTCGGCTTGATCGGTCCGCACTCGAGCTTGACGAGCATGCTAACGAGTATAAAAGAATGTCTGCCGACAGCTTCCCAGGAGAGTTTCCGGTTAGCGAAGGGTTGGAGTATAGTTCGCTGGCGACGGCAAAACACCATACTCGCATTCCTTCAATAAGGACCTCCGTCCGCCCATTTTCTGACTTGTGA
- a CDS encoding putative metallo-beta-lactamase domain protein (transcript_id=CADANIAT00008607) → MPETSPSPQALDFLICSTCGTQYPTPSTLRSCKICDDPRQYVPPTGQSWTTLRALQNSQDPKYKNIFTPDTIHGESLISIHTEPKQAIGQRAYLCRTFSPGNSRLFNVLWDCITYIDDYTITRINELGGIDAIVISHPHYYTTHLVWAEIFDCPVYLSSEDEEWAVVKGDKQVFFGESSLSFAPSGNYGGDDGRADIIVLKTGGHFPGSTVLWWRPLKTLLIADTIAVVPSGRYWVDRPAGTASFTFMWSYPNMIPLSADDVHGIWKAIKHTEFDITRGAFIGMETDTDSKKRLLDSAQIFVKAMGYLDHAIHQEECH, encoded by the exons ATGCCAGAAACATCTCCAAGCCCACAAGCCCTCGATTTCCTCATTTGCTCCACCTGTGGCACCCAATACCCCACGCCCTCGACTCTGCGCTCGTGCAAGATCTGCGACGACCCGCGCCAATACGTTCCACCTACGGG TCAATCATGGACAACCCTTCGAGCGCTGCAGAACTCGCAAGACCCGAAGTATAAGAATATCTTTACGCCCGATACAATCCACGGCGAGAGCTTGATCTCAATACACACGGAGCCAAAGCAGGCAATCGGGCAACGTGCGTACTTGTGTCGGACATTTTCACCAGGAAACTCTAGGCTCTTTAATGTCCTCTGGGACTGCATCACATATATTGACGATTATACCATAACACGCATCAATGAACTCGGGGGAATCGACGCGATTGTTATCTCCCATCCTCATTATTATACGACTCATCTCGTCTGGGCAGAGATTTTCGACTGCCCGGTTTACTTGTCatctgaagatgaggaatgGGCTGTCGTGAAAGGGGACAAGCAGGTGTTTTTCGGTGAAAGTTCACTGTCATTTGCACCGTCAGGGAATTATGGGGGTGATGACGGAAGAGCAGATATAATTGTCCTTAAGACGGGCGGGCATTTCCCGGGAAGTACGGTGCTGTGGTGGAGGCCGTTGAAGACGTTGTTGATTGCGGATACGATTGCGGTTGTGCCAAGTGGAAGGTATTGGGTTGATAGGCCGGCTGGAACAGCGTCGTTTACGTTTATGTGGTCATATCCAAATATG ATTCCACTATCTGCTGATGACGTGCATGGTATCTGGAAGGCTATCAAGCATACGGAGTTTGATATCACTCGGGGCGCGTTTATTGGAATGGAGACGGACACAGACAGCAAGAAGCGTCTGTTAGACAGTGCTCAAATCTTCGTCAAGGCAATGGGCTATCTCGATCATGCTATTCATCAGGAAGAATGTCATTGA